From one Synechocystis sp. PCC 6803 substr. PCC-P genomic stretch:
- a CDS encoding cupin domain-containing protein, with product MKNLWQLPDRLPDQEQFDLLLENKNITLERIISTGQITPPGEWYDQDRPEWVVLLQGKAEITYDTGAVISLGQGDYLLIPARQKHRVTFTTHEPPCIWLALHFS from the coding sequence ATGAAAAACCTTTGGCAATTGCCCGATCGCCTACCGGATCAAGAGCAATTTGACCTGCTGCTGGAAAATAAAAATATTACTTTAGAACGAATTATTTCCACTGGGCAGATAACTCCGCCAGGGGAATGGTATGACCAAGACCGTCCAGAATGGGTAGTATTGTTGCAGGGAAAAGCAGAAATAACCTACGATACCGGTGCAGTGATTAGCCTTGGTCAAGGGGATTATCTGCTCATTCCGGCTCGGCAAAAACATCGGGTAACATTTACCACTCATGAACCCCCTTGCATTTGGCTAGCTTTACATTTTAGTTAA
- a CDS encoding PAP/fibrillin family protein: MSLERQTLKQKLSTLIQPLQTAKRGAPLTNRTLSATTCQQIESLVTAIEALNPNLSPLLYSPQLLDGNWWLNYSTAREIRSLDKLPLGLKVGRIYQIINVPNQSFLNQAFVYHPLGLAKGYVKVTAKFEIAKPAGTVLPDKRINVEFLERMISIQKLMGVPTPKLDPAKVVPARSPEGRIPFLEITYLDDDLRIGRGGEGSLFVLSKVSEVTP, from the coding sequence ATGTCCCTAGAGCGTCAAACTTTAAAGCAAAAACTATCAACCTTAATTCAACCGCTACAAACAGCAAAGCGGGGCGCTCCCCTCACCAATCGTACTTTATCTGCCACCACCTGCCAACAAATTGAATCCCTAGTGACGGCGATCGAAGCCTTAAATCCTAACCTATCCCCACTGTTATACTCACCCCAATTATTAGATGGCAATTGGTGGTTAAATTACTCCACTGCCAGGGAAATTAGATCCCTAGATAAGTTGCCCCTGGGGCTGAAAGTTGGCCGTATTTATCAAATCATTAACGTCCCCAATCAATCGTTTCTAAATCAAGCTTTTGTTTACCATCCCCTGGGGCTAGCAAAAGGTTATGTCAAAGTAACAGCAAAGTTTGAAATTGCCAAACCGGCTGGGACAGTGCTACCGGATAAGCGCATCAATGTGGAATTTTTAGAAAGAATGATTTCCATTCAAAAATTAATGGGTGTCCCCACCCCCAAGTTAGACCCAGCCAAAGTTGTACCTGCCCGATCGCCAGAGGGAAGAATTCCTTTCTTAGAAATCACCTACCTTGATGATGATTTGAGAATCGGTAGAGGTGGCGAAGGTAGTCTATTTGTGTTGTCAAAAGTGTCTGAAGTTACCCCATAG
- a CDS encoding S-(hydroxymethyl)glutathione dehydrogenase/class III alcohol dehydrogenase has protein sequence MKSRAAVAFEVGKPLQIVEIDVAPPQQGEVLVKITHTGVCHTDAFTLSGDDPEGLFPVVLGHEGAGIVVEVGEGVTSVQLGDHVIPLYTAECGKCLFCRSGKTNLCVAVRATQGKGVMPDGTSRFSYNGQSLYHYMGCSTFSEYTVVAEVSLAKINPEANHEHVCLLGCGVTTGIGAVHNTAKVQPGDSVAVFGLGGIGLAVVQGARQAKAGRIIAIDTNPAKFELAKQMGATDCINPKDHDQPIQQVIVEMTGWGVDHSFECIGNVEVMRSALECAHRGWGQSVIIGVAGAGQEISTRPFQLVTGRKWMGTAFGGVKGRSQLPGMVEQSMRGEIQLAPFVTHTMELKDINQAFDLMHDGKSIRSVIHY, from the coding sequence ATGAAATCCCGTGCCGCCGTTGCCTTTGAAGTGGGCAAACCTTTGCAAATTGTGGAAATAGATGTGGCTCCACCCCAGCAAGGCGAAGTTTTGGTCAAGATCACCCATACCGGAGTCTGCCACACGGACGCATTTACCCTCAGCGGCGATGACCCGGAAGGACTTTTTCCCGTTGTGCTGGGCCATGAGGGAGCAGGCATTGTGGTTGAAGTGGGGGAAGGGGTAACCAGTGTTCAACTGGGAGACCACGTTATCCCCCTTTACACTGCTGAATGTGGGAAATGTTTGTTTTGTCGCTCCGGTAAAACCAATCTCTGCGTTGCAGTGCGGGCCACCCAAGGCAAAGGGGTTATGCCCGATGGCACCAGTCGTTTTTCCTACAATGGCCAGTCCCTCTATCACTACATGGGTTGTAGCACCTTTAGCGAATATACCGTTGTTGCCGAAGTTTCCCTCGCCAAAATTAACCCCGAAGCAAACCACGAACACGTTTGTTTACTGGGTTGCGGCGTCACCACAGGCATCGGCGCTGTGCACAATACCGCCAAAGTACAACCAGGAGACTCAGTGGCGGTGTTTGGCCTGGGGGGCATCGGCCTCGCTGTTGTACAGGGAGCTCGTCAGGCCAAAGCTGGTCGCATCATTGCCATCGACACCAACCCCGCCAAATTTGAGCTAGCGAAGCAGATGGGCGCCACTGACTGCATTAATCCCAAAGACCATGACCAACCCATTCAGCAAGTCATAGTGGAAATGACCGGCTGGGGAGTGGACCACTCCTTTGAATGCATCGGCAATGTGGAAGTAATGCGCTCCGCTCTGGAATGTGCCCACCGGGGTTGGGGGCAATCGGTAATCATTGGCGTAGCAGGGGCTGGCCAAGAAATTTCCACCAGACCATTCCAGCTTGTTACCGGCCGCAAATGGATGGGCACCGCTTTTGGCGGTGTGAAAGGTCGTTCCCAATTACCAGGTATGGTGGAACAATCCATGCGGGGGGAGATCCAACTAGCCCCCTTTGTTACCCACACCATGGAACTAAAGGATATCAACCAAGCCTTTGACCTCATGCATGACGGCAAATCGATTCGCAGTGTGATCCACTACTAA
- a CDS encoding aspartate aminotransferase family protein codes for MTYSPVVESVEAQAFAVTDLSPAAEFKTADFDTYVMNTYGRFPIAIARGQGSTLWDTEGKSYLDFVAGIATCTLGHAHPALVRAVSDQIQKLHHVSNLYYIPEQGELAKWIVEHSCADRVFFCNSGAEANEAAIKLVRKYAHTVLDFLEQPVILTAKASFHGRTLATITATGQPKYQQYFDPLVPGFDYVPYNDIRSLENKVADLDEGNSRVAAIFLEPLQGEGGVRPGDLAYFKRVREICDQNDILLVFDEVQVGVGRTGKLWGYEHLGVEPDIFTSAKGLAGGVPIGAMMCKKFCDVFEPGNHASTFGGNPLACAAGLAVLKTIEGDRLLDNVQARGEQLRSGLAEIKNQYPTLFTEVRGWGLINGLEISAESSLTSVEIVKAAMEQGLLLAPAGPKVLRFVPPLVVTEAEIAQAVEILRQAIATLV; via the coding sequence GTGACCTATTCCCCTGTTGTTGAATCCGTCGAAGCCCAAGCTTTTGCCGTAACCGACCTATCCCCTGCCGCCGAGTTTAAAACCGCAGATTTTGATACCTATGTGATGAACACCTATGGGCGATTTCCCATTGCGATCGCCAGGGGTCAGGGCAGTACTTTATGGGATACCGAGGGCAAGAGTTATCTTGATTTTGTCGCTGGCATTGCCACCTGTACCCTTGGCCACGCCCATCCGGCCTTGGTTAGGGCGGTTTCTGACCAAATTCAAAAGCTCCACCACGTCTCAAACTTGTACTATATTCCCGAACAAGGGGAGTTGGCTAAATGGATTGTGGAGCATTCCTGTGCGGACCGGGTTTTCTTTTGCAACTCTGGGGCAGAGGCCAATGAAGCGGCGATTAAATTAGTGCGAAAATATGCCCACACTGTCCTGGATTTCCTCGAACAGCCCGTTATTCTCACCGCCAAAGCTAGTTTCCACGGCCGTACCCTAGCCACCATCACCGCCACGGGCCAGCCTAAATATCAGCAATATTTTGACCCTCTGGTGCCCGGCTTTGACTACGTACCCTATAACGATATTCGCTCTTTGGAAAATAAAGTGGCTGATTTAGATGAAGGTAATAGTCGAGTGGCAGCCATTTTCCTCGAACCTCTCCAAGGGGAGGGGGGAGTCCGCCCTGGGGATTTGGCCTATTTCAAACGGGTGCGGGAGATCTGTGACCAAAACGATATTTTGTTGGTCTTTGACGAAGTGCAAGTGGGGGTAGGACGCACTGGCAAGTTGTGGGGCTACGAACATCTAGGGGTGGAGCCAGACATTTTCACCAGTGCCAAGGGTCTGGCCGGGGGCGTTCCCATTGGGGCGATGATGTGCAAAAAATTCTGTGACGTATTTGAGCCGGGCAACCATGCCAGTACCTTTGGTGGTAATCCCCTGGCCTGTGCCGCTGGGCTAGCGGTCTTAAAAACCATTGAAGGCGATCGCCTGTTGGACAATGTCCAGGCCCGGGGGGAACAGCTACGGAGTGGTTTGGCGGAAATTAAAAATCAATATCCCACACTCTTTACCGAAGTCCGGGGTTGGGGCTTAATCAACGGTCTGGAAATTAGCGCCGAAAGTTCCCTCACCTCCGTTGAAATTGTCAAAGCCGCCATGGAACAGGGTTTACTCCTGGCCCCCGCTGGTCCCAAAGTGTTACGGTTTGTGCCCCCCCTAGTGGTGACGGAAGCAGAAATTGCCCAGGCAGTGGAAATTCTCCGTCAGGCGATCGCCACTTTGGTTTGA
- a CDS encoding Uma2 family endonuclease, which translates to MTVALDREIIYPDSDGQPMADNTEQFEWIVLLKENLECLFAHNPDVFVGGDLLWYPVEGHPEIRVAPDVMVALGRPKGKRGSYRQWQENNQAPQVVFEILSPGNTLKEMTKKLKFYDHHGVEEYYVYDPDDNELTGLQRIGGELTIIEEMAHWVSPLLGIKFELSAETLRVYYPDGRPFLSTVALATQAEQASQRANEEAQRAEREKLRAELAEAENDRLKALLAEAGIDV; encoded by the coding sequence ATGACCGTAGCCCTCGACCGAGAAATCATTTACCCCGACAGCGATGGACAGCCCATGGCCGACAACACAGAACAATTTGAATGGATTGTCCTCCTGAAAGAAAATTTGGAATGCCTCTTCGCCCACAACCCAGACGTATTTGTCGGGGGAGACCTGTTGTGGTATCCCGTGGAAGGGCATCCAGAAATTCGCGTGGCACCGGACGTAATGGTGGCTTTGGGCAGACCCAAGGGAAAACGGGGTTCCTACCGCCAGTGGCAGGAAAATAACCAAGCGCCCCAAGTGGTGTTTGAAATTTTATCCCCTGGCAACACCCTCAAGGAAATGACCAAAAAGTTGAAGTTCTATGACCATCACGGCGTAGAAGAGTACTATGTTTATGATCCAGATGACAATGAGCTAACTGGGTTGCAACGAATTGGCGGAGAGTTGACCATCATCGAGGAGATGGCCCATTGGGTTAGTCCTTTGTTGGGCATAAAATTTGAGCTGAGCGCTGAGACTTTGCGGGTTTATTATCCTGACGGGCGACCTTTTCTCTCCACCGTGGCATTAGCAACCCAGGCTGAACAAGCATCCCAACGGGCCAACGAAGAGGCTCAACGGGCTGAGCGGGAAAAACTCCGGGCCGAATTAGCGGAAGCAGAAAACGATCGCCTCAAGGCATTGTTAGCGGAGGCCGGCATTGACGTTTAA
- a CDS encoding NAD-dependent epimerase/dehydratase family protein: MRALVIGGDGYCGWATALYLSNKGYEVGILDSLVRRYWDAQLGAETLTPIAPIRQRLDRWYELTGKKIDLFIGDINDYPFLTNALRQFQPDAVVHFGEQRSAPFSMIDREHAVLTQANNVLGNLNLLYALKEDFPDCHLVKLGTMGEYGTPNIDIEEGYITIEHKGRKDTLPYPKQPGSFYHLSKVHDSHNIHFACKIWGLRATDLNQGIVYGVLTEETGMDEMLINRLDYDGVFGTALNRFCIQAAIGHPLTVYGKGGQTRGLLDIRDTVRCIELAIANPADKGQFRVFNQYTELFSVGDLAQMVQKAGADLGLKVEIDHLENPRVELEEHYFNAVNTNLLDLGLQPHFLSDSLLDSLLNFATKYKDRVDQKHILPKVTWRG, encoded by the coding sequence ATGAGAGCTCTGGTTATTGGCGGTGATGGTTACTGTGGTTGGGCCACGGCACTGTATCTCTCTAACAAAGGCTATGAAGTCGGTATTTTAGACAGTTTGGTGCGGCGCTATTGGGACGCCCAGTTGGGGGCTGAAACCTTGACTCCCATCGCCCCCATCCGGCAACGCCTTGATCGTTGGTATGAGTTGACCGGCAAAAAGATCGACCTGTTCATTGGCGATATTAACGACTATCCCTTTTTGACCAACGCCCTCCGTCAGTTCCAGCCCGATGCGGTGGTGCATTTTGGGGAGCAACGGTCAGCGCCTTTTTCCATGATTGACCGGGAACATGCGGTGCTGACCCAGGCCAATAACGTATTGGGCAACTTGAATCTGCTCTATGCACTGAAGGAAGATTTCCCCGATTGTCATTTGGTGAAACTAGGCACCATGGGGGAATACGGTACGCCCAACATTGACATCGAAGAAGGGTACATCACCATTGAGCATAAAGGTCGTAAAGACACCCTACCCTACCCCAAACAACCCGGTAGTTTCTATCACCTCAGTAAGGTTCACGATAGCCATAACATCCACTTCGCTTGCAAAATCTGGGGTCTGCGGGCCACGGATTTAAACCAGGGCATTGTTTACGGGGTACTCACCGAAGAAACCGGCATGGATGAAATGCTGATCAACCGTCTTGATTATGACGGTGTATTTGGTACGGCTCTGAATCGTTTTTGTATTCAGGCGGCCATTGGCCATCCCCTGACAGTGTACGGTAAAGGTGGACAAACCCGTGGTTTGCTGGATATTCGGGATACGGTGCGCTGTATTGAACTGGCGATCGCCAACCCGGCCGATAAAGGTCAATTCCGGGTGTTTAACCAATATACGGAACTGTTCAGCGTTGGTGACTTGGCCCAAATGGTGCAAAAAGCGGGCGCGGATCTCGGTCTAAAAGTGGAAATTGACCACTTGGAAAATCCCCGGGTTGAGTTGGAAGAACACTATTTCAACGCCGTCAATACCAATCTGCTGGATTTGGGACTCCAACCCCACTTCTTGTCTGATTCTTTGCTCGATTCCCTGTTGAACTTTGCCACCAAGTACAAAGACCGGGTGGATCAAAAACACATTCTGCCGAAAGTTACCTGGCGCGGCTAG
- a CDS encoding DUF2470 domain-containing protein, translated as MADPLTPAISDRICKHMNEDHASAIALYAQVFGQQTDVTMAQMQAIDPTGMDLVVESEGGSKTIRIEFEQPLKDSEDAHQVLIAMAKQARSVGKNS; from the coding sequence ATGGCTGATCCCCTCACCCCTGCTATCAGTGACCGCATTTGTAAACACATGAACGAAGACCATGCCTCGGCGATCGCCCTTTATGCCCAGGTTTTTGGTCAACAAACCGATGTAACCATGGCCCAGATGCAGGCCATCGATCCCACGGGTATGGATTTAGTGGTGGAAAGTGAGGGTGGCTCAAAAACTATCCGCATTGAATTCGAGCAACCCCTGAAGGATTCTGAAGATGCCCACCAAGTATTGATTGCCATGGCTAAGCAGGCCCGGAGTGTTGGTAAAAATAGCTAA
- a CDS encoding TrkA family potassium uptake protein produces MGLGSSSQENLLNLIDRQGRRLRQELMAGAITLAGLFVVGTAWYRYVEDWTWLDAFYMTTITLATVGFGETHPLSPASRLFTILLILMGLLTIGYMVNRFTEAFIQGYFQDSLRRRQEQKVIERLADHYILCGYGRTGQQIAFEFAVENIPFVVIDASPEVIIQAKLRDYAVLQGDATLDEILLAAHIERAICIVSALSSDAENLYTVLSAKTLNPKIRAIARASSEEAVQKLKRAGADEVVSPYITGGKRLAAAALRPQVVSFVDGILTGADRSFYMEEFRIGAEDCPYIGQTLREAQLRAQSGALILAIRRQDRKLIVGPMGDTHLLDADSLICLGTVEQLRALNQLLCPLNPARVRLPKNHR; encoded by the coding sequence ATGGGATTGGGATCATCAAGTCAGGAAAACCTGTTAAATCTCATCGATCGCCAGGGGCGCAGGTTAAGACAGGAATTAATGGCTGGGGCCATTACCCTAGCGGGCCTATTTGTGGTCGGTACGGCCTGGTACAGATACGTGGAAGACTGGACTTGGTTAGATGCCTTCTACATGACCACCATTACCCTAGCCACCGTTGGCTTTGGGGAAACCCATCCCCTCAGTCCGGCATCCCGTTTATTTACCATTTTGCTGATTTTGATGGGCTTGTTGACCATCGGCTACATGGTAAATCGTTTCACCGAAGCCTTTATCCAAGGATACTTTCAAGATAGTTTACGCCGGCGGCAGGAGCAAAAGGTGATTGAGCGATTAGCGGACCATTATATTCTTTGTGGCTATGGACGCACAGGGCAACAAATTGCCTTTGAGTTTGCCGTAGAAAATATTCCCTTTGTGGTGATTGACGCTTCCCCAGAGGTTATTATCCAGGCAAAGCTGAGGGACTATGCTGTCCTCCAGGGAGATGCCACCCTGGACGAAATCCTCCTGGCAGCCCACATTGAACGGGCTATTTGTATTGTTTCTGCCCTTTCCTCCGACGCAGAAAATTTATATACGGTGCTTTCTGCTAAAACCCTCAATCCGAAAATTCGGGCGATCGCCAGGGCCAGTTCCGAAGAAGCGGTGCAAAAACTGAAACGGGCCGGGGCTGATGAAGTGGTTTCTCCTTACATTACCGGGGGTAAACGGCTAGCGGCGGCGGCATTGCGACCCCAGGTGGTGAGTTTTGTTGATGGTATTCTCACCGGAGCGGACCGTTCCTTCTATATGGAAGAATTTCGCATTGGGGCCGAAGACTGTCCCTACATTGGCCAAACCTTGCGGGAGGCCCAACTCCGGGCCCAATCAGGAGCATTAATTCTGGCCATTCGTCGCCAAGATCGTAAATTAATTGTGGGCCCCATGGGGGACACCCATTTACTAGACGCTGATTCTCTCATTTGCCTAGGCACAGTAGAACAACTTCGTGCCCTCAACCAACTTCTTTGTCCCCTCAATCCAGCACGGGTACGTCTGCCAAAAAACCATCGTTAG
- a CDS encoding OB-fold-containig protein: MLFHLANLTYWLLLGLGILCLGLMIISGDGDEDLDVEMSLEASSDVDITHLDVELDQGGDMEEGEAVPMALQVLSFFGLGKVPLMILLGIDFSLWGVIGWILNVTVATVTGTMPRELMGWAGIIFLVSLAISLWLGRLASRPIAHLFKTFSQDVSTERVIGCTGTVTSKKLPYLANGTIGQAHVYDNAGNLITISVSLPDWATVIPHHNQEILIIDQSPKGYGYLAIAKDSSDEDKWLKS, encoded by the coding sequence ATGCTTTTCCACTTAGCTAATTTGACCTACTGGTTACTGCTGGGGTTGGGAATACTCTGCCTAGGATTGATGATAATTTCTGGGGATGGGGATGAAGATTTGGATGTGGAAATGTCCCTAGAAGCGAGCTCCGATGTGGACATCACCCATTTAGACGTGGAGCTTGACCAGGGGGGAGACATGGAAGAGGGGGAAGCCGTGCCCATGGCCCTGCAAGTACTCTCCTTTTTCGGTTTGGGTAAAGTTCCGTTGATGATTCTCCTCGGTATAGATTTTAGTCTCTGGGGAGTAATCGGCTGGATATTGAATGTGACTGTAGCTACGGTGACGGGGACTATGCCTAGGGAACTAATGGGTTGGGCTGGGATAATTTTCCTGGTTTCCCTGGCCATCAGTCTTTGGCTTGGTCGCCTTGCTTCCCGTCCGATCGCCCATTTATTTAAGACCTTTAGCCAGGATGTCAGCACAGAACGGGTCATTGGTTGCACGGGCACTGTCACCTCGAAAAAGTTGCCCTACCTAGCCAATGGCACCATCGGCCAAGCCCATGTTTATGACAATGCGGGAAATCTAATCACCATCAGCGTTAGCCTACCGGATTGGGCCACCGTCATTCCCCACCATAATCAGGAAATTTTGATCATTGACCAGTCCCCCAAGGGTTATGGCTACCTGGCGATCGCCAAGGACAGTTCCGACGAGGATAAATGGTTAAAGTCTTAA
- the fghA gene encoding S-formylglutathione hydrolase, with protein MERLEHHASFGGWQSVYSHHSAVLNCTMNVGVYLPPQATNQHCPVLYWLSGLTCTEQNAITKSGLQQHAAKHGLIMVTPDTSPRGEGVTDSEDYDLGMGAGFYLNATQPPWAAHYQMHDYIVQELPTWIEANFAATDARSIFGHSMGGHGALVIALRNPGRYRSVSTFSPIVAPTQVPWGQKAFQAYLGDNQLSWQAWDTCALIKSAPERLPFFVDYGDADPFLPTQLRPELLQAACTAANHPLTLRMQPGYDHSYYFIASFIGDHMDWHGAALLN; from the coding sequence ATGGAACGATTAGAACACCACGCCAGCTTTGGGGGTTGGCAAAGCGTTTATAGCCATCACAGCGCTGTGCTTAATTGCACCATGAACGTTGGCGTTTACCTGCCTCCCCAGGCTACTAACCAACATTGCCCAGTTTTGTACTGGCTGTCTGGCCTCACCTGTACTGAACAAAATGCCATCACTAAATCGGGTCTACAGCAGCACGCAGCAAAGCATGGACTAATTATGGTGACGCCAGACACTAGCCCCCGGGGTGAAGGCGTAACTGATTCTGAAGATTATGACCTCGGTATGGGAGCCGGTTTCTATCTCAACGCCACCCAACCTCCCTGGGCAGCCCACTATCAAATGCATGATTACATTGTGCAAGAGCTGCCTACGTGGATTGAGGCTAATTTTGCCGCCACCGATGCCCGGAGTATTTTTGGCCATTCCATGGGGGGCCATGGGGCCCTAGTCATTGCCCTGCGTAATCCCGGTCGTTATCGCAGTGTTTCCACCTTCTCTCCCATTGTTGCCCCCACTCAAGTTCCCTGGGGACAAAAGGCCTTCCAAGCTTATTTAGGGGATAACCAGTTAAGCTGGCAAGCTTGGGATACCTGTGCTCTGATTAAATCGGCTCCAGAGCGGCTACCATTTTTCGTGGACTATGGCGACGCTGATCCATTCCTCCCTACCCAATTGCGGCCAGAGTTACTCCAAGCGGCCTGCACGGCGGCTAACCATCCCCTCACCCTCCGTATGCAACCGGGCTATGACCATAGCTATTACTTTATTGCTAGTTTCATCGGTGATCACATGGATTGGCATGGAGCGGCGCTGCTAAACTAG